GCAGGGCGCACGCTGCTGTGATTTCCGTTACCATGTCAAAAAGGACAAGCCATGAGCGGGGCCATAACCGTTAATGCTGCCCGACTCTGGTCAACGCTGGAAGAGATGGCGAAAATTGGCGCGACGCCCGCCGGCGGCGTTACGCGCCTGGCGCTGAGCGATGAAGATCGCATGGCGCGCGATCGGCTACGCGACTGGGCATTACAGGATGGTTTTCACTGTGAGGTTGATACGCTGGGTAATATGTTTATCCGGCGTCCAGGTAAAAACCCGCAGCTGTCGCCGGTGCTGACGGGATCGCATGTGGATTCGCAGCCGCTGGGCGGGCGTTATGACGGTATTTACGGCGTGCTGGCGGGCCTTGAAGCGCTGCGCACGCTGAACGATCGCCAGATAGAGACCGAGCGCGATATTCTGCTGGTGAACTGGACCAACGAAGAAGGCGCACGCTTTGCTCCGGCGATGCTCGCCTCCGGCGTCTGGACCGGGCACTTTACCGATACGTTCGCCCTCTCGCGTACCGATAGCGCGGGCATCAGCGTCGGTGAGGCGCTACAAAAAATCGGCTATCAGGGCAGCCGCCCGACGCTGGCCTTTCCGCTGCACGCCTGTTATGAAGTGCATATTGAACAAGGCCCCATCCTGGAAGAAGAAGGCATCGATATTGGCGTGGTTCACGCGGCGATGGGACAGCGCTGGTACACCGTTACCCTGAACGGCTTTGCCGCTCATGCGGGCACCACGCCGATGTCCAGCCGTCGCGATGCCATAAACGGCTTCGCCCAGTTAGCGCTGGCGGTAGAAGAGATTGGTCTGCGCCATGTGCCGGATGGCAGAGCGACCATCGGTATGGTGCAGAATATCCCCAATTCACGTAACGTGGTTTCAGGCCAGGTGGTGTGTAGCGTCGAGTTCCGTCATCCTGAAAAAGAAGCGCTGGCGAGCATGGAACAGGCTCTCTACGAGGCAATTGACGCGCTGAGCGCACGCCAGCTGGAGACGCAGGTCGAGCGGATTTTTGATTATGCGCCGATTGCCTTTGATTCGGGCTGTATCGCCCGCGTCAGACAGGCGGCGGATCGCCTGGGCTACCCATGGCGTCCAATGGTTTCAGGTGCCGGTCATGACACCTGTTATCTCAACGCGATCGCTCCGGCGAGCATGATTTTTATTCCCTGCGAGAAAGGCATTAGCCATAACGAAGCGGAAAATATCCTGCCCGCCTGGTCTGAAAAAGGCGCTAACGTCCTGCTCAATACCTTACTCACGGCGGCACAGGAAAAATAATCCTGTCGCCATTTAGCCCCTGCGCTGGCCGGGGCTGAAAACCGCTGCATAGCCATCACGCCGTTACCCATTTCAATTCGTTTCGTCAGTTGCGCTCAGGCTGTCTGTTCTCCTTTACACCGTTAACCAGAAATATTAATGCACGGCCTCTGGATGTGCGTAATGAAGAATTGACGGGGTGTAAAGTTTAACTTACCCTGCGCAGCTTCTACTCTTTAGCGAAGCGTTTATTCAGGGGAAGGCGTGGGGAATCGCACTTTTGGCAGTATTTTTATTGTGGCTGGCACCACCATTGGCGCTGGGATGTTGGCAATGCCGCTGGCCGCCGCCGGGGTTGGACCAGGCGTCACGCTGTTATTACTGATCGGATTGTGGGCGCTGATGTGCTATACCGCGCTGTTGCTGGTTGAGGTTTATCAGCATACCTCTGCGGATACCGGGCTGGGCACCCTGACCCGCCGCTACCTGGGCAGGCCTGGCCAGTGGCTGACCGGCTTCAGTATGCTGTTTTTGATGTATGCGCTGACGGCGGCCTATATCAGCGGCGCAGGTGAACTGCTGGCGGTAAGCCTGAGCCAGTGGCTGTCGATAAATCTCTCTGCCAGCAGCGGCGTGCTGCTGTTTACGCTGTTTGCCGGGGGCGTTGTTTGCACCGGAACCCATATGGTGGATATGTTCAACCGCGTGTTGTTCAGCGCTAAAATTATCCTGCTGGTAGTGATGCTGGCATTGATGATGCCGCATATTCACCAGACCAATCTGATGACGTTACCGCTGGAGAAAGGGCTGGTACTGTCCGCCATTCCGGTTATTTTCACCTCTTTCGGCTTTCATGGCAGCGTACCCAGCATTATCAGCTATCTTAATGGCGATCTGCGCAAGCTGCGCTGGGTGTTTATTATCGGCAGCGCCATCCCGCTGGTGGCCTATATTTTCTGGCAGCTGGCTACGCTGGGCGCGATTGACTCGGCGTCCTTCAACGCCCTGCTGGCTAACCACGCCGGGCTGAACGGGCTGTTGCAGGCGATCCGCGAAGTGGTGGCCTCGCCACATGTTGAGCTGGCAGTGCATCTGTTTGCCGATCTGGCGTTGGCGACCTCTTTCCTTGGTGTCTCTCTGGGGCTGTTTGATTACCTCGCCGATCTCTGTAAGCGTAAAGCTAACGTTACAGGACGTCTGCAAAGCGGGCTGCTGACCTTCCTGCCGCCGCTGGTTTTTGCGCTGTTCTACCCGCAGGGATTTGTCCTGGCGCTGGGCTACGCGGGCGTTGCGCTGGCTATGCTGGCGCTGATTATTCCGGTGCTGCTGGTGTGGCGCAGTCGTCGGCAGCACGGCACAACCGCTTATCAGGTTGTTGGCGGATCGCCGCTGTTGGTACTGGTTTTTCTTTGCGGTATCGGCGTGATCGCGATTCAGATGCTGATCGCCATTGGCTGGCTGCCTGAAGTGGGATAAAACGCGGGAAAGCGCGTGATGCCAACGCCATCTTTCCCGCGCACAGAGGCGAAATATGCCCCGGCAGGCGGTGCCGGGACATCGTTTTAGTTATTAACCGGAATCACCGCACCTTTATATTTGGTGCGGATCCACTCCTGGATTGCTTTTGAGTGCAGCACGTCCACCAGCGCAACGATATCTTTCTTCTTCTCATCGCCGCGACGCACGGTAATAATATTGGCGTACGGATTGTTTTCCGCGCTTTCTACCGCAATCGGATCTTTCACCGGATCGAGACCGGCATCGATAGCGTAATTAGCGTTAATCACTACCGCATCGCCCTCATCATTGGCATACATTTGCGGCAGCAGCGATGCTTCAACGTTCGGCATAAATTGCAGCTTTTTCGGGTTCTCAACGATATCGTCGATACGGGCATTCACTTTATTTATGCCCGGCTTCAGCTTGATCACCCCTTCCCGCTCAAAAATCGTCAGGATGCGCCCTTCCTCGGAAACCGCATCGCGCATAATAACCTTACCGTTCTGCGGCAGGTCCTTCAGCGATTTATATTTCTTTGAGTAGATGCCGATCGGTTCGATATGAATCGCTCCGGCGCTGACAAAATCGTAATCCTTATCGCCCGCGTGATCCTTCAGTACGCTGTTGAGATAGGGAATATGCTGGAAGTAGTTCGCATCAATATCATGGCTGGCCAGCGCAGTGTTAGGCAGGATGTAATCCTGAAAAGGTTCGATCTCCAGATCGATGCCCTGCTTTGCCAGGATCGGTTTGGCCTGCTCCAGGATTTCCGCATGAGGAACGTTGGACGCGCCGATTTTTAACGTATCCGCCCAGGCGCTCAGACTCATAGTGCCCAGCGCCGCCGCCACCAGCAGCGTAATGGTTTTTTTCATGATGTGTGTTCTCTGTGTAATTAACGTTTGTCTAAGGAACGGGTGATCAGATCACCAATAAATTGAATGATAAACACAACAATCAGGATGGTGACGGTAGCCACCAGCGTGACGTCATTATGGTTGCGCTGGAATCCTTCCAGATAGGCGAGATTTCCCAGGCCGCCTGCGCCGATTACGCCCGCCATTGCGCTGTAGCTCACCAGCGCGATCAGCGTGACGGTAATGCCGGAAACCAGCGCTGGAGACGATTCCGGCAGCAGCACTCGAAATATCAGCGTGCTCAGCCGTGCCCCCATCGAGCGGGTTGCTTCTATGACGCCTTTATCCACTTCGCGCAGCGCGATTTCTACCAGACGGGCGTAAAACGGCGCGGCACCGATAATCAACGCGGGCAGCGCGGCGTTAGCGCCGAGAATAGTGCCGACCAGCGTTTTGGTAAAAGGGATCAGCAACACGATCAGGATAATAAACGGGATAGAACGAAATACGTTCACTATCACGGAGATCAGGCTGTAGAGCTTGCGGTTAGGAAACAGGCCATCGCGGGCGGTTAAAAACAGCGCCAGTCCCAGTAAAATGCCCAGTACCAACGTCGCCACGCCGGAAATAGCGGTCATATAGAGCGTTTCACCGGTGGCATCCCACAGCCGATCCCATTTCAGATGTGGGAGAAGGGTCTCAGTCATGCTTTACTACCTCAGCCTCAATATGATGCTCCTGTAAATCGCGCAGGATGTTCTCCAGCTGCTCCGCCGAAGGCGTTACCTGTAGCCAGAGCTGACCAAAGCGCCCGTGGATCGTCTGGGTAATTTTGCCGTGCAGAATATTAAACGGCAGGCCGTAGCGCAGCGTTAGCTCACCCACAATCGGCTGATGAGTGCTGTTTTGTAAAAAGGTCAGCCGGATAATGGTGCCGGGTAAACCGGCGGCAAGCTGCGGATCGAAATCGTCCTGTTCGCTGTTGAACTGACTTACCTGGCGCACAAACTGGCGCGTAATCGGCTGCTGTGGATGGGTAAAAACGGAGAGCACCTCGCCTTCTTCCACCACGCGCCCGTTCTCCATCACTGCCACGCGATCGCAAATTTTGCGAACGACGTGCATCTCATGGGTAATTAATACGATGGTGAGCTTAAAGCGGCGGTTAATATCCAGCAGCAGATCGAGAATGGCATCGGTGGTTTGCGGATCGAGCGCCGAGGTCGCCTCATCACATAACAGCACATCCGGGCGATTAGCCAGCGCGCGGGCGATACCAACACGCTGCTTTTGCCCGCCTGAAAGCTGTGAAGGCCAGGCGTTCTCGCGCCCTTTCAGCCCGACCAGTTCAATCAGCTCCGCCACGCGCGCTTTTATTTCCGCTTTGGGTACGCCCGCGATTTGCATTGAGAAGGCAATATTCTCGCTGACCGTACGTGACCAAAGCAGATTAAAGTGCTGAAACACCATGCTGATTTTAAGCCGCGCCCGACGCAACGCTTCGCCACGTGCGGCGGAAATATCATGACCATCGATAGTCACGCTACCGGACGTTGGCTTCTCCAGCCCGTTAAACATACGGATCAGGGTACTTTTTCCGGCGCCGCTGTAGCCGATAATGCCGTAGATCTGCCCTTTTTCAATAGAAAGGTTAACGTCATCCACTGCGGTAATTGCAGCAGCGCCCGGATTAAATACTTTGCGGATATCCCTTAAAACAATCATAGGTTCTCTGTATAGCAGGCGATAAATAACTACAGAAACAAGGTGCTAACTTTCCCTGCCACTGCCAGCCGGAACGGTCTTCGGTATCATAGGGTCAGCCATATTTTAATAAAATGAATAAAAGGTTATTTCTTATAACTATTTGTGAGCTAACGATTGCGCAAAGGTTGAGAACTAATGAAAGGTATCTGATGCCTCAGTTATGTTTTAAGGCCGATCTATTATTTAACCACTAATAATGTGGATATCGCTGAGGCGAGCCGCTGGCGTAATAAGAAATTTCAGGGGGGTTAAAAGATGCGGTACAGAGAAATCTGGTCAACATATGCGCACCGGCGGAATATAGATTATGCACCGCACGAAGACAGCGATCGAACCCGACTGGATATTCTCTATGCCGCCGAGCCAGGCCAGAAAACCCTGCTTTTCATGAATAAGCTGTGCCGGTGAAAGGGGTAAAAAAACGGAGGCAATGGCCTCCGCTTTATCATCATCCTGTCAGGGCACTACTTATCTTTGCCGAAACCCTGTTTTAACAGCGCTGGCAGCACATCCGGGAAATAGATGTGCTTATAGTAATTGGCAACGGTATGGCTCCAGTCTTCGCCACCGTTACGATCGATATTTTTCCAGTGCTGTTCCAGTTCATGATTAAACTGTGCGATCTGTTCCACCATCCCCTCCGTCTGATATTTTTCATCATGACGGAACGTGGAGAGCGGCAGACGCGGTTTCAGCTCGGCCGGGCGATCGACATAGCCCAGCGCCAGGCCCACCAGCGGAAAAGTCAGCGGCGGCAGTTCAAACAGTTCGATAAACTCAGCCGGACTTATTCTCATTCCGCCAATCGGCACCACGCCCAGCCCCTGCGCCCGCGCCGCCGCCATTGCTGAAGCCAGCGCTATGCCGACATCGGTGCTGCCGGAAACAATGCTTTCGATACTTTCATGGGCGATCTGCTGCTCATCAATCAGCTTCATCGCCTCACGCGATTTATGCATATCAAGCACAAAGGTGATAAACACCGGTGCCTGCGCAATCCACGGCTGGCCGCCCGCCAGCTCGGCGATTTTTGCTTTGGTGGCTTTATCACGCGTGACGATAACCGAAACCTGTTGGGAATGGATAGACGTCGGCGCACGATATGCAGAAAGAATAATGTTATCCAGAACCGCATCCGGTATCGCTTTATCAAGGTAACTGCGATCGCTGCGATGATTAATCAATGTATCAATAACTGGATTCATTTTTCCTCCTGTGAAGTTTAAATCCTGTCGCATTGTAGATGAGCCCTTTTTTAGCGGCTTGCCACTCTGTGCCCCGACAAAAGGTTAAAATTCAGCAGGCATTTCCCGCAGCGACAGCGGCCAGTCGCCGGGCCAGACATAGCGATCTTTCAGAATACGGCAGCTGTATTCCAGACAGATGCGCAGCGGCATTCCCGGATAAAGTCGATCCATATTTTCCTGGAGCGCGTGAGCATCCTGCGATTTGTCAAACTGTCTGAAGAATTCGTGAATATAACGGCGGGTAAAGCTGATGGCAGACGGCATCAAATGCAGCGAGGATGAAGAGTGACCGGGTATCACTATTTCAGGTTTCATTTTTTCCAGCCGGTCAAGCGTATCCAGCCATTTTTGCAGCCGTTCCGGCGTGCGCATATCTGCCAGCCAGACGTGACAATCGGAAAATACCAGGTCGGAAGCAATCAGCGTTCGTGTGGCGGGAATCCACAAGGGAGCGATCTCAATACAGTCGCCGCACATCATACCGGGGATTTCAATTGGCTGACCTTCCAGCCAGAGCACATCTTCCTCCTGACGTTCTGCGATAAATTTTGTTGTGGCACCATTCTTCTTCAGTATGGTTCTGCCCCACCAGGCGATTTTGAAATCCCAGGCGTCGTTAATCTCATCTGCGATCTCCCGGTAAGCGATAATCCGCGCCTCAGGCCAGACCTGCTTAATGACTTCAATACCCAGATAGTGATCGGGATGCAGATGGGTAATAAAGATGGTAGTCAGATTACGCTGTAGCTCCAGCAGCTCCGCTACCAGCCGGTGTGCATTAGCAAGGGTGAACTGTGCATCAACCAGAATCGCCTCCTGCTCGCCATAAATAATCGTTGAGGTAACGCCGAATCCGTCGTGCTTATCACTGCTCAGAAAGACTTTTGTCTTTAGATGGTCCGTCTCCATTTCATTACTCCAGCTGATGAATTCCTTTTCATCATAATTTTTCTCCCGGATGAGTACAGTAAACAACGGTTAATGGATTATTGCGTAATAAGAGGAGATGCAGGCGTTTAACCACGCCTGCTGTATTGAAAAAAAATTTATTACCCTTAGTTACCTTGTGGACATTGCGTTTTCAGGGATCTGGACTAGTTTTAGTAATGAGTTCCTGTGTAACCCTTTGCTGTAGACGCCTTTTCGTCATCCGGCCCCGTACCATTGCCACGGAGCCGGATTTTTTTTCGCCTGTCTGTCCCCTAGCGTCGGGCGCGTACCAGCTGGTAGCGGCGCGTAAAATACTCAAAAGGCGCGCTCCAGACATGTACCAGACGTGTAAACGGAAACACCAGGAAAATTGTCATCCCCAGTACCAGATGAATGCGGTAGATCCATTCGACGCCGTCCAGCCAGGTTGAGGCGTTGCCCTGGAACGTCACTACCGACTGCGCCCAGCCAACCAGCTTCATCATCCCTACGCCGTCCATATGGCGCAGCGAGAAGAGAATAGAAGTCAGCCCCAGAATCAGCTGCACCATCAGAATACCCAGAATCACAATATCAGCACGGGTTGAAGTGGCACGAATGCGCGGGTTAAACAGGCGACGCTTCAGCAGCATCAACCCGCCAACCAGCGCCATCAGGCCAAACA
The sequence above is a segment of the Mixta intestinalis genome. Coding sequences within it:
- a CDS encoding Zn-dependent hydrolase, which gives rise to MSGAITVNAARLWSTLEEMAKIGATPAGGVTRLALSDEDRMARDRLRDWALQDGFHCEVDTLGNMFIRRPGKNPQLSPVLTGSHVDSQPLGGRYDGIYGVLAGLEALRTLNDRQIETERDILLVNWTNEEGARFAPAMLASGVWTGHFTDTFALSRTDSAGISVGEALQKIGYQGSRPTLAFPLHACYEVHIEQGPILEEEGIDIGVVHAAMGQRWYTVTLNGFAAHAGTTPMSSRRDAINGFAQLALAVEEIGLRHVPDGRATIGMVQNIPNSRNVVSGQVVCSVEFRHPEKEALASMEQALYEAIDALSARQLETQVERIFDYAPIAFDSGCIARVRQAADRLGYPWRPMVSGAGHDTCYLNAIAPASMIFIPCEKGISHNEAENILPAWSEKGANVLLNTLLTAAQEK
- the tyrP gene encoding tyrosine transporter TyrP, with protein sequence MGNRTFGSIFIVAGTTIGAGMLAMPLAAAGVGPGVTLLLLIGLWALMCYTALLLVEVYQHTSADTGLGTLTRRYLGRPGQWLTGFSMLFLMYALTAAYISGAGELLAVSLSQWLSINLSASSGVLLFTLFAGGVVCTGTHMVDMFNRVLFSAKIILLVVMLALMMPHIHQTNLMTLPLEKGLVLSAIPVIFTSFGFHGSVPSIISYLNGDLRKLRWVFIIGSAIPLVAYIFWQLATLGAIDSASFNALLANHAGLNGLLQAIREVVASPHVELAVHLFADLALATSFLGVSLGLFDYLADLCKRKANVTGRLQSGLLTFLPPLVFALFYPQGFVLALGYAGVALAMLALIIPVLLVWRSRRQHGTTAYQVVGGSPLLVLVFLCGIGVIAIQMLIAIGWLPEVG
- a CDS encoding MetQ/NlpA family ABC transporter substrate-binding protein, which encodes MKKTITLLVAAALGTMSLSAWADTLKIGASNVPHAEILEQAKPILAKQGIDLEIEPFQDYILPNTALASHDIDANYFQHIPYLNSVLKDHAGDKDYDFVSAGAIHIEPIGIYSKKYKSLKDLPQNGKVIMRDAVSEEGRILTIFEREGVIKLKPGINKVNARIDDIVENPKKLQFMPNVEASLLPQMYANDEGDAVVINANYAIDAGLDPVKDPIAVESAENNPYANIITVRRGDEKKKDIVALVDVLHSKAIQEWIRTKYKGAVIPVNN
- a CDS encoding methionine ABC transporter permease, with product MTETLLPHLKWDRLWDATGETLYMTAISGVATLVLGILLGLALFLTARDGLFPNRKLYSLISVIVNVFRSIPFIILIVLLIPFTKTLVGTILGANAALPALIIGAAPFYARLVEIALREVDKGVIEATRSMGARLSTLIFRVLLPESSPALVSGITVTLIALVSYSAMAGVIGAGGLGNLAYLEGFQRNHNDVTLVATVTILIVVFIIQFIGDLITRSLDKR
- a CDS encoding methionine ABC transporter ATP-binding protein, which encodes MIVLRDIRKVFNPGAAAITAVDDVNLSIEKGQIYGIIGYSGAGKSTLIRMFNGLEKPTSGSVTIDGHDISAARGEALRRARLKISMVFQHFNLLWSRTVSENIAFSMQIAGVPKAEIKARVAELIELVGLKGRENAWPSQLSGGQKQRVGIARALANRPDVLLCDEATSALDPQTTDAILDLLLDINRRFKLTIVLITHEMHVVRKICDRVAVMENGRVVEEGEVLSVFTHPQQPITRQFVRQVSQFNSEQDDFDPQLAAGLPGTIIRLTFLQNSTHQPIVGELTLRYGLPFNILHGKITQTIHGRFGQLWLQVTPSAEQLENILRDLQEHHIEAEVVKHD
- a CDS encoding nitroreductase family protein, producing MNPVIDTLINHRSDRSYLDKAIPDAVLDNIILSAYRAPTSIHSQQVSVIVTRDKATKAKIAELAGGQPWIAQAPVFITFVLDMHKSREAMKLIDEQQIAHESIESIVSGSTDVGIALASAMAAARAQGLGVVPIGGMRISPAEFIELFELPPLTFPLVGLALGYVDRPAELKPRLPLSTFRHDEKYQTEGMVEQIAQFNHELEQHWKNIDRNGGEDWSHTVANYYKHIYFPDVLPALLKQGFGKDK
- a CDS encoding MBL fold metallo-hydrolase, translated to METDHLKTKVFLSSDKHDGFGVTSTIIYGEQEAILVDAQFTLANAHRLVAELLELQRNLTTIFITHLHPDHYLGIEVIKQVWPEARIIAYREIADEINDAWDFKIAWWGRTILKKNGATTKFIAERQEEDVLWLEGQPIEIPGMMCGDCIEIAPLWIPATRTLIASDLVFSDCHVWLADMRTPERLQKWLDTLDRLEKMKPEIVIPGHSSSSLHLMPSAISFTRRYIHEFFRQFDKSQDAHALQENMDRLYPGMPLRICLEYSCRILKDRYVWPGDWPLSLREMPAEF
- the narI gene encoding respiratory nitrate reductase subunit gamma; this encodes MMHYLNIFFFEIYPYLCGTVFIIGSWLRYDYGQYTWRAGSSQMLDKGNFRLASNLFHIGIIGIFFGHLFGLLTPHWVYEPFLAIATKQKLAMIAGGVFGLMALVGGLMLLKRRLFNPRIRATSTRADIVILGILMVQLILGLTSILFSLRHMDGVGMMKLVGWAQSVVTFQGNASTWLDGVEWIYRIHLVLGMTIFLVFPFTRLVHVWSAPFEYFTRRYQLVRARR